The Lolium rigidum isolate FL_2022 chromosome 2, APGP_CSIRO_Lrig_0.1, whole genome shotgun sequence genomic interval ATATGCTCATTAGGGACCCTGGTTTGTTTACAATACCATAAATGTATCAAAGTTTCCgattaatacagttatagcatgacACAAAAATATTTGAACTATTAAGATAAAATAATAAATACTCCTTATTAGTTGACTCTATGGCACTATCTCCAACATTCAAACACCTAGGTGTTGTGCTCATTCCAAAATTTCCAATGATACAACCTAATCTACGATTGCCACTATATCATGTGCGTCAAGAAAGAGACACGAGCAAGTCCGATATCGTCGAAGTATGGAATGGAACAAGGAAGAAGAGAACACATAAACTGGCAAATCGGTGCCACATCAATTGCACCGACCTACACGACGACCTGGTTAGTTACTGCCGAAGCTGGCACCCACTCCCATCGACTTCACCTCCAAAACTTAGATTACTATGACAAATCGGTGAAGCTCTGCACCAGGATCGGTGGCCGCCAACCAAGTCGGTATGGGAGTAGGTCTCATCGACTAGGCACCGACAACTCCGAATTTATATGTTGTTTTGGCCATGTACCGTATCCTCTCCTACGAACCCCTTTGCCATTGGAGTATATATAGACACTTATATATAGACACTTACAACCTCATGTGTGAGATAGGAAATATTTGGGATATAACCAGGCCTCTCTCCCATGTGGGAATCCCTCTTCTTAGATCATCTATATATTTTGTTGTATCAACACCCTTTTCAAGTATTTGGTCTCTCCTTTGTCGTGATTTTAGTAGTGCTTAGTCTCAACCGTTGTCTTGATTATGCAGAATTGCTACTCTCTCCCCATAAGTGATTCTACCATCTTCTTGTCGATCTCTCGAGTGGGATTCTACTTTACATATCGTCCTTGTGATCTTTACACGATACCCTACGATTTATGTCTCGATGTTTCTTACATGATAAGAAAGATGACCATCTGACTATATCAAGTTAATAACGTTTGATTAACGCTCGTTAGGCTTTTTAGAGAGAGATGCTAATTAGTCAGATATACCCCTTTTTAGGAAGAGTTCCAATGGACAGGGATCGTGGGCTTTTCGTAAAGCTCAGAattagcataagaagaattaGGCATTTACGACGGGGTGATGTCAACCTTTCCTTACGATTGCCACTTCAGTTGTTTGCTCgaaggagagagaatgaagaaagATAATGTAGGCTTCCCTTAGGTATGGAATGATCTCTTATGAAATGAGAGAAGCTTTTTTTTTCCCGTTGTACCATTTGTCATCTCTTAGCAAGACAATTTTGTACTAAAATTTAATTATTCTTATTTATTGATAGAGATGCCAATAAAAAGTAATGCATTGTACCACTTATAAGTTTCTTTAAATGACGTGGAATTCTAAGAGAAGGCATGCCTTCGCtagcattgtacatgcccttagaaaGCCCTAAACATAcatacaaaaaaataaaatggaaTTGCTTATAGGCTCCATGCCcaatttgttcaaatatgaaaagtgttaaaatttgaaaatggttccaatatgaaaactttcaaatttcgatctattataaaattgaaaattgttcagattttgaAACTGCTCATATTTGAAATTCATTCAGAatttaaattttagaaaaaatatgTAAATTTAGAATTGGTCTAATGTAGAAAGTATTCAAACTTGGAAATTATtcatatttaaaatttgttctgatttctgaaaaaaaaagagagaaaaaagatgGAAGAACCAAAAGAAACCAAACAAGAAGGTTCCCCTTCATAAGTACCTGCTGCGCTAATGGGCTGTGACCCAAGTAGATTACGCACGGGCGATACGCATTAGCGCACGCATTAGGCGATATATAGGATGTGCGAAAAAATAGCCTGATACCGAATGCCAATGGGCCAATACCGGAAAGTAGCACCAGACGAGCAGAGAAGAGAAGCATCAGCTGCCCCAACAGAGAAGAGGGGATAAAATTCCTCGTGCGGACCCTCCGCCGCTGAGATTCCGAGAAGGCTCGTCGGGTCTACCCTGGCTCCGGCATCGGAACTCCGGCCTCCGGAGTCgcgcgctcggcggcggcgctggcctgATCCCGCGATGTCTCTAACCAGAGTAGCGttttctctcttcctcctcctcgcggtGGCGGAGtccgcggcggcgacgcgctcacCGTCGGCCTTCGTGCAGAACGCCATCTACTCCAACCgcatcaccatcttctccaaatCCTACTGCCCGTAAGCCGCCCGGACACCAATTTCTTTAAATTATTCTTGCCTGTGATATTGGGGAATTATCATCATATTGTATTGTGTGTGTGCGCGTGCGCATCAGTGGCGGATTTGATGTCGCATCGCGGATAATGATTCCATGACCTCATAGCTGACTGGAAAATGTATACCAATGAAAAACGAATTAGGATGCCGCGAATTGGTTGGATTTGTTGTCTTCTAGATGACGGAGGCATGAATTGCGCACGTCGCGTTTGTCAGGACATTGAACCGCTGGCGGATGGAAATTAGCTTTAGTTTGGTCCCTCTGGGGGTCGCTCTATGCTCACTAGTAGATGCTAGAGCTTTTCCAATGGTGCTATGGGGGTTGCTCTATGCTGTACTATGCTATAGAGTCTAGGTTCAAATTATGCTGGGCGAATGAATGGCCATTATATCACTGTACTACAGTACTATACTTGTAACTTTGATTGCAGTTTGTTGGGAGGAAAGTTATTATTGCTGAATGCTTGACAGGCAGTAGAATGATACCAGTATAATTTGCTTCTTAGAATGTGTCCCAGTTGGGACATGATTCACAAACCAGGAAAACTGTAAAATTCACGTGGTTTTCATTTTGGGTACCATGGGTGCAAGTTAAGTGATGCAATGTAGATGCATCTTTTTTTTGATGAACTTTGTCGCTTGGACTATTGGTTTTGACCTCGAATTCTTCTGATGTTTAAAACAGACCATTTGATAGAACGTCATGTATTACAAACCAGATCACTTAGTGGGATATTTCATCTTTATAAGTATATATTAACACTGGGTTTCTTGAAATGAAGAACACCTCTTGTATGATCTGGCAACTTGTGGATTCCTTTCGTAGTATGTATTAACACCACCCCACTTACCTCTTTAACCCTGTTCTTTTAGGTACTGTATGCGTGCTAAGCGAATATTTAAAGATCTCAAGGAAAATCCTTAcgttgttgaacttgatcttcgagGTAATCATCCAGATAGTGTGGAACCCTACCCAGTTGCATGTTTCATGTATTTTGTACACTATTTGTTAAACAGCATATGTATACACCATGCAGAGGATGGCCGAGAAATTCAAGGTGTTCTTCTTGACCTGGTTGGGCGCCATACTGTGCCACAGGTGTTTGTGAATGGTCATCACGTTGGTGGCTCAGATGGTTAGTCTTCAAACTTTCCTGCTGCACTGATATTTGTATGTAACCTGTTAGCTGTTACTACCCTTTAGGTCATACCAATAATCTTCGTCTTGCTGATTGCAGATACAAAAGATGCTCTTTCAAATGGACAGCTTAATAAACTTCTTGGCAAAAGCCAGTCTCAGTCGCAGTGATGATCACGAGAAAAGCTTGGTATTGCCAAAAACTTGTGAATGTCTTACATGCATTGTTCTTTACTGGGAAGAATGTGACTTTACTCTCTTTAGGAATATGAACAGGGTGTTGCAactcatcaacaacaacaacaaccaagcctttcagtcccaaacaagttggggtaggctagagttgaaacccataagttgGGGTGTTGCAACTCAtgctacattttttttttgcttggaaCTGTTGTGACAAAAATATTTGTACTTGATTGTACGATTTGCTCAAGCGCGTATACGTTGATCTGTTGTGCCAGTTTTTGTAATTTTTTGTACTCATAAGCACTCGACTTCCTCTTCTATTGTGTATCGTCAGGGTTGCTTGGTTTGTGTTGATAATGGGACTATGGGAGTATGCAAATCAGAGTATCCTTTCAGCATTACTGAACTTGCACAACATATGAGCTAGGCAACATCCATAAGTTTGTATATTTGTCACGCGGCCGTGTTGGTTGATTTCTTGTTTCAGGTATGGCTcctttgtcaaaacaaaacaagaaaaaagaaagaaagagctGGCCAGATTCCATGATGGAGACTGTTTGTACAATACACTGATAAGGAGAAACAAACACGTAATGATTTTGCAGATTCCTCCCTTCACCCGTGGTGGCTTCCTCCAGCTGACCTGTTCACCTTCTCAGGCCAAGCAGTGCGAGGAACAGCGATACATAGTCGTAGCGGAACACATGCCGCAGCAACCCTAGCTTCCTGTCATCCCATGGCGGGTATCTGAACATGAACTCGATCAGCAAGCTTCTCTTGAGCACCGCCTTCTTGTGGCTGAACATCTCGAAGGAGTACTTGCCATGGTACTGCCCAAACCCGCTCTGCCCAATGCCGCCGAATGGGATGCTCTCCAGCCCGTACTGTGTGGAAGAAATTGTAGCACCATATGTCAGAAAAATGGGATTGCGTTTTCATTTGCTGCAGCACAAAGCAGGTCACCATCTACTATACCTGGACGATCGCGTCGTTGAATGTGACGCTACCAGAAGATGTTTCCTTGATGATCTGTTGTTTCAGCGCCTCGTTCCTGGTGAAGGCGTAGATTGCGAGCGGCTTAGGCTTTGAGTTCAGTAACTCGATGCTGTCTTCGATCTTCTTTACCTGCAAACAGTAGCAGCACGTGTTTGTTCAGCTGTTGGTCTCCATCATAGAATGTTgcagtcgtcgtcgttgtcgatgtgTACCGTGATGATCGGGAGGAGAGGGCCGAATATTTCCTCGGTCATGATATCAGAATCGAGTGGTGGATTCAGCAGAATTGTGGGCTCAATTCTCCTGCACAATTGGAATCATGGTGTTAATTATGAGATAAACAGAGACACCAAGCACATGAATAGCCAATAATAAGAAGCAAAATATTGGGTAGGATAGACGTTGCTCAGGAAAACTTACAAGGTCTTGGGGTCCATGCCTCCACCGTGCACAACAGAACAGCTCACATTATGATCCTTCAGGAGGCCACTTAACCTATTAAAGTGTTTCTCGTTCAGAACACGCGCCATGTCCTCTGGTTTGGTGAAGAATCTCTTGATTGTTGATTTCAGCAGCTCAATCTTCAGAGAAGAACTAGATATCAGAGACGGAAAACATGACTTGATTGCATGACACACGATTAACTCAGCATAAACCAGACCAGAATTGGTGCAAACTGTTCCTCCACAAGTATGTAATCGATGGCTATGCAGGCTTGACCGGCGCACGTAGACCATTTCGCGCCAATTATGCGGTTTACAGCAACCTACGTGGAGAAAATTAATGGGACAAAGTTCATTTTTCTAGCTTACAAACTGTGCACCGCAGCAAAACCTAAAACAAGCGAAGACAAGTTCTTACCTGACTATCTCTTTTGCTATCCAGCCAATCTACGATGCACGGGCACTTTGAACCGAGTTCAAGCGCAACTGGTGTCAAGTGCTTCGCAGCTTTCGTCATGATGATGCGGCCTACACGGGCACCCCCTGAATGCCAACAACAGATTTATCATGATCAGAACGTGAAATACAAGAAGATCAGTCTATGTATTATTAGCTTCAGAAATCAGGATCCTAATGAACTTGCAGGCTTGAATACCAGTTACCTGTGAAAAGGACTTTGTCCCATCGGTGCTCCATGAGTTTCTCTCCAACTTCAGGTGCGCCCAAGACGACCTTCACAGCGTCGGAGTCCAGGTATCTCGGTATGTTGGCAGCAAGGAATGCTGCGGTGGATGGCGCGAGCTCGGATGGCTTCAGAACCACGGCGTTGCCAGCCGCCAAGGCACCCGAGAGTGGCTCCAGAGCTAAGCCTGCATACATCATAAATGCGAGAGGATGATGAGCACTGATCTTTGCAAACTACAACAGTTAAACACTAGGATAAGTGTTTGCTATGGATTATATCATAAGAGTAGCGAAAAAAAGACATTAAGTTGTCAATCGAATTTGCTTTCGTCAGAATATTTTGATTTTGGAGACAGACGAAACTGCCTCTTTGCTGTTTCCCTTTGGAGATGCAACATTTTTCCCCAGGTAGGCTGACGCACTCAAGGGCCTATTCGAATGATGGATTTATTGTAGAAATCGGTTGGTAGCTTGAAAGGACACCcttgtttaaatttgaaactgACACTTGACGGAAAAAAATATCCATCGTCCAGAAAACTCTAAAGACAAGGAAGTGTGTACTATGTGATCTCCCTGTCAGTGAAGTGACCAGCAAACCATAGCCTGTGCTGAGGAAACTGATGGGGCTGCCACTGCAGAAAACTACATCGGCCGTGTTGTCATCGGAAAGGTTGGCTAAACTCAGGCCTCGTACAGTACCCTTTGGTCTTTTGCACAAACACGCATGTGAGGTGCTTTTGGCACTAAACCATGTGATCGCTCAGAGGCCACGACCACTTGTAAGAATGATTAAACACTCGCTGGTTTCTTGTGCTAGTACATTGGTACACTGTTGTGAGAAGTACTGGCGTgtcgagaaagttctaagctgcAAGGAACACGGGGAAATTTACACTCGGTGACATCGATGATGTCCAACATCTATTCAAGCGGCGGTCCAGAATCTAAAACGTGCAGTTACTgaactactacctccgattcaaggaataaggcgccctcgttttacgtgctttttgtttgactaagtattactttaaatatataaagattgtttgtatgaaattaacatcattagaaagcgcttttcaatacgaattcaacgatactaattacatataatataaccaagattttgttgctcaatttttatggtcaaagttcgtcttggaatacgcgtgcgccttattccttgggacggaggtagtatataggACCAGCGTCACTTTCGAAGTGTCTTGAACTCTTTAATTATACTAATTTTCAGTGGGCACCGCGCGATGGTCTTATTTAAGACTCCAGAATCACAGCTCAATAAAGTAGATGATAATCAGACAACAACAAATAGATGATGGAAGTTGTGTACCGTGGCATGATCTctattcaacatgatgatgactAGCTAACGCAACGCAAAGATAACCAAACAATCGAGAATGTGGAGCAGCGAAGAAGGTGAGCTTCACCTAGTGGGAGATTCCAGCAGGAGAAAATGAGCACGACCCCGAGCGGCTCCGGCACCACTAGCGCCGTCGCCGGGAAAGAAACCAGCGGCGTAGAAGCCTGAGCTGACAAAAACAACAGGTCATGCCTAGCCAAAGCAGCAGTCCAATTAAGCTTTTGAAGAGAAACTGGCTGCAGGCAGCCATGGCGAGAGCTTGCTTGCCTTTTCTGGAGTCGCCCATTTCTCGAGGTTTTGCAGCGTGTTCTTGACGGACTTGACGAGAACCCCTACCTGTAGACGAGCAGCAGAAATCAGGGAAGAACATGGCCAAACGGCGTACAAACCGAACACGGAGAGACTGAACAACAACCTCGTCTCTGAAAGCTTCGGTCCGGTGCTTGCCGAGGTCGTCGCGTAGGGCGTCGAAGATATCCTCCTCCTTCTCTGTCAGGAGGCTGATGAGGCCCTTGAGTTGCGACCGCCTCCAGGCCAGCTCCCTGGTCCTGCCGCTCCTGTACACCTCCCTCAGACCGCTCACAAGGCTGTCCAAGCCGAGGACCGGCGTCTCTGGCATCCTTCCTTCCATAGATGGATGCAAATTGTATAAAATGACTTGGCTTGGCCTGAGGATGGGCGCGCGGCCAGCGTTGTTAAATAGGCCGCAACCCGCAAGTTCACCAGCGGAGTGTACGTGAAGGACACGTTTGGGATCTCTAACGCAAATATGTTCTCCACTGTCCCTCACTCTAGCACAGAACAAGGATTGACCACTGCAACTGTCTAAACAGGGTTTTCTCATGTTAAGTATCTGTCGATCTATATATCTAACACGAGCGGGGCGCTAGAAATAATTAACGAGGGCGTTGGCCGCTCTGGCCGATCAGGTGGCAGATACGTCAACTCGGATGGCGCTTGGCCTCGGCCGGTGTGTGTTGCAGATGTTCGGATGACGGTGCGGCGTCTCTTGAACCAGGGGCAGAGTTAGAACGGAAATTTTCCTGATGCATGTTCAAGCTTGGAGCCTTTGTTAGGTGAAATTATGCCTCCCTGATGCACTAGTGAAAAAGAAAACTGTTAAAGTtagaagagagaaagagagacaATGATTGAATGAAATCACTTGTATTTTGCGGATAGTTGCATTCTTTTTGTGCCATCGGCGGGGACACCGATGGAGGCCATCTCGCTTCTTCGCGCGAaggaggaggcccaggcggcgCTTGCCAGGGTGGCGGCGAGCCAAGCTAAGGAGCTTGCGGCCAGGGAGGCTCGCGATGACGGGGAAGGGGTCCGGACCGCCGCCGGGGAGGCGGAGTCACCGGATACCATGGCTGACCTGGACCCTGAAGGCGGCCGGGGCCCGTCACAGCCCGACGGACGGACAGCGGAGCGCGCGTCGGAGGGGTCGGACGTCGAGGCCAGGGAGGCCACTACTCGTTCGGGTGCCAGACCCGCGCGCAAGAGAGGGAGGCGGTCCACTCTGACTATGCGTAAAGGGAGGGGTAAAGCGAAGAGCGGCAAATGAGGGCCTTGATCTATAATATCCGGGGGTTCGGTGAGCAGGGGCGCCGGACACAGCTGAAATCGTACATCCGGGGGAAAGGGTGGACATTATTGGGCTACAGGAGACCATCAAATCCGATTTTTCGGCGGCTGAGCTGCGAAGCATGGAATTTGGCGGCCAATTCGCATGGAACTGGGTGCCGGCGGAGGGCCACTCCGGGGGATGCTTCTGGGATTCCGCGATGAGTGTTTTGATGTCGGTGCTTGGAGGCAGGGGACCTTCTTCATCTCGGCTACCATCCTACAGCGGAAGAACAACATGAAGTGGTGTTTCTTCCTTGTGTATTGTCCGGTGGATCATCGCCGCACGGAGGAGTTTCTAGGAGAGCTCACCCAGGCGGTGGCAGGGTGCGAGTACCCGGTAGTTGTCGGGGGGGATTTCAACCTCATTCGGACAGCTGATGAGAAGAATAATGATAACATCAACTGGTCGCGGGTGAG includes:
- the LOC124687485 gene encoding monothiol glutaredoxin-S6-like yields the protein MSLTRVAFSLFLLLAVAESAAATRSPSAFVQNAIYSNRITIFSKSYCPYCMRAKRIFKDLKENPYVVELDLREDGREIQGVLLDLVGRHTVPQVFVNGHHVGGSDDTKDALSNGQLNKLLGKSQSQSQ
- the LOC124687486 gene encoding aldehyde dehydrogenase family 3 member F1-like, whose translation is MEGRMPETPVLGLDSLVSGLREVYRSGRTRELAWRRSQLKGLISLLTEKEEDIFDALRDDLGKHRTEAFRDEVGVLVKSVKNTLQNLEKWATPEKASTPLVSFPATALVVPEPLGVVLIFSCWNLPLGLALEPLSGALAAGNAVVLKPSELAPSTAAFLAANIPRYLDSDAVKVVLGAPEVGEKLMEHRWDKVLFTGGARVGRIIMTKAAKHLTPVALELGSKCPCIVDWLDSKRDSQVAVNRIIGAKWSTCAGQACIAIDYILVEEQFAPILIELLKSTIKRFFTKPEDMARVLNEKHFNRLSGLLKDHNVSCSVVHGGGMDPKTLRIEPTILLNPPLDSDIMTEEIFGPLLPIITVKKIEDSIELLNSKPKPLAIYAFTRNEALKQQIIKETSSGSVTFNDAIVQYGLESIPFGGIGQSGFGQYHGKYSFEMFSHKKAVLKRSLLIEFMFRYPPWDDRKLGLLRHVFRYDYVSLFLALLGLRR